From the genome of Fundidesulfovibrio magnetotacticus, one region includes:
- the mobA gene encoding molybdenum cofactor guanylyltransferase — MSVPTSGPDAAPPAAVILAGGQSRRLGRDKAAVLMEGRTLLERAVALAGNFCAEVAVSGRDPGPLPGVSCWFLDERPGNGPMGGILTALERFRAPCLVLSCDLPFLDRSTLGTLLAAWRTRPPHALMTTFAQIETDYIEALVSVYEPGAADVMRRALDQGQRKLSRAFPPALRHDVPYTVANARPFFNVNTPEELRQVPGTGSL, encoded by the coding sequence GTGTCCGTCCCGACATCCGGCCCGGACGCGGCCCCGCCCGCGGCCGTGATCCTGGCCGGCGGCCAGAGCCGCCGCCTGGGCCGTGACAAGGCGGCCGTGCTGATGGAGGGCCGCACGCTCCTGGAGCGCGCCGTGGCCCTGGCCGGAAACTTCTGCGCCGAAGTGGCCGTCTCGGGGCGCGATCCCGGCCCCCTGCCCGGCGTCTCCTGCTGGTTCCTGGACGAGCGCCCCGGCAACGGCCCCATGGGGGGCATCCTCACGGCCCTGGAGCGCTTCCGCGCGCCCTGCCTCGTGCTCTCCTGCGACCTGCCCTTCCTGGACCGGTCCACCCTGGGGACACTCCTGGCGGCGTGGCGCACCCGCCCGCCCCATGCCTTAATGACCACCTTCGCCCAGATCGAGACCGACTACATCGAGGCCCTCGTGAGCGTCTATGAACCCGGAGCCGCCGATGTGATGCGCCGCGCCCTGGACCAGGGACAGCGCAAGCTCTCCCGGGCATTTCCGCCCGCCCTGCGCCACGATGTGCCCTACACCGTGGCCAACGCCCGCCCGTTTTTCAACGTGAACACTCCCGAGGAACTGCGCCAGGTGCCGGGAACCGGCTCGCTCTAG
- a CDS encoding formate dehydrogenase accessory sulfurtransferase FdhD, producing the protein MDKNETDLARLPCRQFKDGAWRDFDDDAAFEVSVTLDVQGQGIKRLWAFPTDLRALALGQALLDLAPDGTVPRVEALGERAFAVRFEPGAPPPARPWPGALTARDILEGAGRFMEMAGRWDATGCFHRAALYDPLEKAFVRHVEDIGRHNCLDRLAGWSLESGTPLAGQVLFVTARATASLVRKAVTSGYAAMVSRSAVTTAGVAQAREAGMTLAGFSRENRFSIFSDPHGRILARD; encoded by the coding sequence ATGGACAAAAACGAAACCGATCTGGCGCGGCTGCCCTGTCGGCAGTTCAAGGACGGAGCCTGGCGGGACTTCGACGACGACGCGGCCTTCGAGGTCTCCGTGACCCTCGACGTGCAGGGCCAGGGGATCAAACGCCTCTGGGCCTTCCCAACGGACCTGCGCGCCCTGGCGCTGGGGCAGGCCCTCCTGGACCTCGCCCCGGACGGAACCGTCCCCCGCGTCGAGGCGTTGGGCGAGCGCGCCTTCGCCGTGCGCTTCGAGCCCGGCGCGCCGCCCCCGGCGCGTCCCTGGCCCGGGGCGCTCACGGCCCGGGACATCCTGGAGGGCGCGGGCCGCTTCATGGAGATGGCCGGACGCTGGGACGCCACGGGCTGCTTCCACAGGGCCGCACTCTACGATCCCCTGGAGAAGGCCTTCGTGCGCCACGTGGAGGACATCGGCCGCCACAACTGCCTGGACCGCCTGGCGGGCTGGTCCCTGGAGTCCGGCACGCCCCTGGCGGGACAGGTGCTCTTCGTCACGGCCCGGGCCACGGCGTCGCTGGTGCGCAAGGCCGTCACATCGGGCTATGCGGCCATGGTGAGCCGTTCGGCCGTGACCACGGCCGGGGTGGCCCAGGCCCGGGAGGCGGGCATGACGCTGGCGGGCTTCTCCCGCGAGAACCGTTTCAGCATTTTTTCGGATCCGCATGGGCGCATCCTGGCTCGGGACTGA
- a CDS encoding substrate-binding domain-containing protein → MAWAQEKVLMMATTTSTEDTGLLPVLAEAFKKKSGVELRWVAVGTGKALEIGKNCDADVLMVHAPAAEKKFLEEGAGKARTEIMYNDFVLIGPKADPAKIKGKSVADGLKTLAGQKAVFVSRGDKSGTHMAELALWKSAGMDAPDKEAWYVSSGQGMLQCMRMAAEKGGYVLADRGTWIKFEAMPEAKDMAIVIEGDAPLRNQYSVITLNAEKCPKAKHEWAEAFAKWMATEGQKVVADFKVMGKQLFFPNAQK, encoded by the coding sequence ATGGCCTGGGCCCAGGAGAAGGTGCTCATGATGGCCACCACCACCAGCACCGAGGACACGGGACTCCTGCCCGTGCTGGCGGAGGCCTTCAAGAAGAAGTCCGGCGTGGAGCTGCGCTGGGTGGCCGTGGGCACGGGCAAGGCCCTGGAGATCGGCAAGAACTGCGACGCCGATGTGCTCATGGTGCACGCCCCCGCCGCCGAGAAGAAGTTCCTGGAAGAGGGTGCGGGCAAAGCGCGCACCGAGATCATGTACAACGATTTCGTGCTCATCGGCCCCAAGGCCGACCCGGCCAAGATCAAGGGCAAGAGCGTGGCCGACGGCCTCAAGACCCTCGCCGGGCAGAAGGCCGTGTTCGTGAGCCGGGGCGACAAGTCCGGCACCCACATGGCCGAACTGGCCCTGTGGAAGTCCGCGGGCATGGACGCCCCGGACAAGGAGGCCTGGTACGTCTCCTCGGGCCAGGGCATGCTCCAGTGCATGCGCATGGCGGCGGAGAAGGGCGGCTACGTGCTGGCCGACCGGGGCACCTGGATCAAGTTCGAGGCCATGCCCGAGGCCAAGGACATGGCCATCGTCATCGAGGGCGACGCCCCTCTGCGCAACCAGTACAGCGTGATCACGCTGAACGCCGAAAAGTGCCCCAAGGCCAAGCACGAATGGGCCGAGGCCTTCGCCAAGTGGATGGCCACCGAGGGCCA